A window from Telopea speciosissima isolate NSW1024214 ecotype Mountain lineage chromosome 8, Tspe_v1, whole genome shotgun sequence encodes these proteins:
- the LOC122672499 gene encoding disease resistance protein At4g27190-like, translated as MEGHNNNTSSPIDRTVQKILSCIRDDDDRHKIGLWGMGGIGKTVTMKVLHNSPELTAMFQMVIWVTVSKDGGRGEKIIRKVQKDILKRLKLQFDDDDESVERNASRIFQGLRNMKYLLLLDDLWETLDLEIIGIPNPSRENGCKMIITTRSMVVCNKMEIDKTIKVEVLSKEEAWNLFRKKVGDVVDSSEDIKEIAAQVVGECRGLPLAIIAIGGCLRDKNGVSEWRNALKELRSNKYEIIDEMEESVFKILKFSYDQIKSNNIKNCFLYCALYPEDYGIPVKEVVRRWLAEGFIDDDGRYFSRLDDACDRGHAIINYLKDVSLLEDGNDSWSRYVKMHDVIRDLALMITSSSASSSSSSSSLLSAHHQMVLQEEDVNNRFLVRTNMGIKELSTEEEYYWRQSQRISLMRNEIGNLPENPRSLSLVTLFLQENYGSLTRIPESFFEHMHNLRVLDLSHTDIKELPSSVSNLVSLRGLYLLECRYLVTLPSQIGNLKKLQVLHLGCSYGKFEYLPIEIQQLTLLRSLQVKTGGMVVPNGIISTLSLLENLSLRVPDHSPKYEESIVEEVGSLKQLTQLEFQFGTLESFEHFVRESYPWKNQSLKSFQFTLNCSNEEERASFSIYKPYLQLVGDNYTPSNTAIAEVLHRANGFGLVSNHTNCQGLLDFGLKNLSQLKECYVRECKMMEIIININNGNHYDLSATSSTTTPPCAVLPNLEYLEVSDMPTTRAIWEGPMPPGSFSRLSSLIICDCANLRNIFTWGILQQLSNLERLEVSRCDTIQSVERKVSISEAEASAFFCFVFVLGFIGPFHNQRFLNCKKCKRWEKKATLK; from the coding sequence ATGGAAGGCCACAATAATAATACATCATCACCAATTGATCGTACTGTCCAGAAGATATTAAGTTGCATAAGGGATGATGATGATAGGCATAAAATTGGGTTATGGGGTATGGGCGGAATTGGGAAGACCGTTACAATGAAGGTCCTACACAATTCACCCGAATTAACAGCTATGTTCCAAATGGTTATTTGGGTAACTGTGTCCAAAGatggaggaagaggagaaaaaataattagaaaGGTACAAAAGGATATTCTTAAGCGTCTAAAATTGcagtttgatgatgatgatgagtctGTTGAAAGAAACGCCAGCAGAATATTTCAAGGATTGAGAAATATGAAGTATTTGCTGCTTCTAGATGACTTGTGGGAAACATTGGATTTGGAAATCATAGGAATCCCCAACCCAAGCAGAGAAAATGGATGCAAAATGATAATAACGACTCGGTCCATGGTTGTCTGTAACAAAATGGAGATTGATAAGACAATTAAAGTTGAAGTCTTATCTAAAGAGGAGGCGTGGAATTTGTTTCGGAAAAAGGTTGGTGACGTTGTGGATTCATCAGAGGATATAAAAGAAATAGCTGCACAGGTCGTTGGAGAATGTCGAGGTTTGCCACTTGCCATTATTGCAATTGGAGGGTGCTTAAGAGATAAGAATGGGGTAAGTGAATGGAGAAATGCATTGAAGGAGTTGAGATCAAATAAGTACGAAATTATTGATGAGATGGAAGAATCTGTGTTTAAGATATTGAAGTTCAGTTACGACCAAATAAAAAGTAACAATATCAAGAACTGCTTTTTATACTGTGCTTTATACCCGGAGGACTATGGGATTCCAGTAAAAGAAGTTGTACGACGTTGGTTGGCAGAGGGTTTCATTGATGATGATGGTCGTTATTTTTCAAGGTTGGATGATGCATGTGATAGAGGGCATGCTATAATAAATTACCTAAAAGATGTTTCATTGTTGGAAGATGGCAACGACTCATGGAGTCGGTATGTCAAGATGCATGACGTGATTAGAGATTTGGCATTAATGATCACTTCAtcatcagcatcatcatcatcatcatcatcatcattattgtCTGCTCATCATCAGATGGTGTTGCAAGAAGAGGATGTTAATAATCGGTTCTTGGTTAGGACAAATATGGGAATAAAGGAGCTCTCAACTGAGGAAGAATATTATTGGAGACAGTCCCAGAGGATCTCATTGATGCGTAATGAAATTGGCAATCTACCTGAGAACCCCAGATCCCTCTCACTTGTGACGTTATTTTTGCAGGAGAATTATGGAAGCTTGACTAGAATTCCAGAATCATTCTTCGAGCATATGCACAATCTTCGAGTTTTGGACCTGTCACACACTGATATCAAGGAGTTACCATCTTCTGTTTCCAATTTAGTAAGCCTTCGAGGATTATATCTCCTTGAGTGTCGTTATTTGGTTACTCTGCCATCCCAAATAGGGAATCTGAAAAAACTTCAAGTGCTTCACTTAGGATGCAGCTATGGCAAGTTTGAGTACTTACCTATTGAAATTCAGCAGCTTACGCTCCTTAGAAGTCTGCAAGTGAAAACTGGAGGGATGGTGGTTCCTAATGGGATTATATCAACCCTCTCTCTGCTTGAAAACTTGAGCCTACGTGTGCCTGATCATTCTCCAAAGTATGAAGAAAGCATTGTGGAAGAGGTGGGTAGCTTAAAGCAACTAACTCAACTTGAGTTTCAGTTTGGAACATTGGAAAGTTTTGAGCATTTTGTACGTGAAAGTTATCCATGGAAAAATCAAAGCTTGAAATCATTTCAGTTCACTTTGAATTGcagcaatgaagaagaaagagcatcattCTCAATTTATAAGCCATATTTACAACTGGTGGGAGATAATTACACACCCAGCAACACTGCAATTGCAGAGGTACTCCATCGGGCCAATGGTTTCGGTTTAGTAAGCAATCACACTAATTGTCAAGGGCTGTTGGATTTTGGCTTGAAGAACTTGAGTCAGCTGAAAGAATGTTATGTTCGTGAATGCAAGATGATGgagatcatcatcaacatcaataATGGAAATCATTATGATTTAAGTGCTACTTCTTCAACAACAACTCCTCCATGTGCAGTTTTACCAAACTTGGAATACTTGGAAGTTAGTGATATGCCAACTACGAGAGCCATTTGGGAAGGGCCAATGCCACCAGGAAGCTTCAGTCGTTTATCAAGTTTAATTATCTGTGATTGTGCAAACCTGAGAAATATTTTCACATGGGGCATACTCCAACAACTTTCAAACCTTGAAAGACTTGAAGTCTCGCGCTGTGATACCATCCAA